In the Leptospira terpstrae serovar Hualin str. LT 11-33 = ATCC 700639 genome, TAGAAGAACTTGAAAATAAGATCAAAAAAACTACTCATATGGATTCCCCTGGGGAAACAAAGACTAAAGGTAAAATAGACACAGTAAAGATTTTTTATAAATTTATTCCAAAAAAGTTAGATGTCTTATTAAAAAGAACTTTATTCCGAATCTCTCGTATTTAGGTTTCACCCATGGAACTAAAAAATAAAAGAATCGTGATTACCGGTGCAGGCTCCGGAATCGGTAAAGAGACCATGTTGCAAGTGTTAAAGCACGAGGGTGTGAAAGTTCTCGCCTGCGATTTAAATGAAAAGAACATTCTGGTTCATCCAAACGTTATCCCTTACAAATGCGATGTATCCAAAAAAGAGAACCTGGATAAATTATTGAAAGATGCTGATAAAAAATTGGGTGGAATCGATATTTTTTATGCGAATGCTGGCTTTGCCTATTATGAAATCATCGGTAACGCGGATTGGGACCGGATCGATCGCATTTACCGTACCAATGTATTTTCACCGTTGTATTGTTTGATTGCACTCAACCTAACAAGAAAATCACCATTTTACTTTATAGTGACAGCATCTGCCATGGGCCATTTGTCTTTGCCTGGTTACGCACAATACTCTTCGACAAAAGCTGCAGTTCGTTCTTTTATCGATGCCTATCGGTATGAGTTGAAACCAGGAAACCAAGTGATGGTAGTTTATCCGATTGCAACCAGAACACAGTTCTTTGATGCTGCAGGGAAAAAAGTTCCGGTTCCTTTTCCAAGCCAGTCTGCGGAGACGGTAGCCAAAAAAGTGGTACGTGGGATACAGTCCAACGCCAAGGAAGTGTACCCGTCTTTTCTTTTCCGTCTTATGCAAGTTGTTGACAGATTTCTATTTTTCCCTTTCCGAATTTATCAAAAAATTGAAGCGATGAAATTGGAATCCTTAAAGAAATAAGTCTACTTAGCAGTGGATTCTAAGTTTTCAAGCGGAGATGATAGAAAAGGAGGAGGGTCAGTTCCCTACCTTTCTCCTGACGAAAAGTTTGTCGAAGCAGAACTTCTGACAACCATAATGAATGTCAGCTCCACTGCGATGATGGTCCTGAATCCCTTAGGTCAAATTCTTTATGCCAATCCAGCTTCAGAGTCTGTCCTTGGGATCAAACTCAATGATATTCTTTCTCGAACCTATGATGCCCCTGAATGGAAAAATACATCTCTTGATGGTGGGCCTTGGAGAGAAGAAGACCAACCCTTTAATATTGTTTTAAAAACAAAAAAACCCGTCACCGACATTCGTCACGCCATAGAAGATTCCTCAGGAAATAAAAAATATTTATCTATCAATGGCTCACCCGTATTTGGCCAACTCGGTGAATTGTCTTACCTTGTTTTTCTCATCACAGACATCACAGAAAATGTGATCAAACAAAAAGCATTAGAATACAACGAAATCAAATACAGAACTATCACAGAACTATCGTTAAGTATGGTTTATGATTTGGACATTCGAACTGGAGAAAATTATTGGGGAGGTGCCATTCAGGAGATCACCGGATACACACCAAACGAATACCAAAAATTCGGTTATGAGGAATGGTCCAATGCAATTCACCCAGACGATAGAGTTGTCACCTTACAGTCATTTGAAGATGCA is a window encoding:
- a CDS encoding SDR family NAD(P)-dependent oxidoreductase; this translates as MELKNKRIVITGAGSGIGKETMLQVLKHEGVKVLACDLNEKNILVHPNVIPYKCDVSKKENLDKLLKDADKKLGGIDIFYANAGFAYYEIIGNADWDRIDRIYRTNVFSPLYCLIALNLTRKSPFYFIVTASAMGHLSLPGYAQYSSTKAAVRSFIDAYRYELKPGNQVMVVYPIATRTQFFDAAGKKVPVPFPSQSAETVAKKVVRGIQSNAKEVYPSFLFRLMQVVDRFLFFPFRIYQKIEAMKLESLKK